A single window of Symphalangus syndactylus isolate Jambi chromosome 4, NHGRI_mSymSyn1-v2.1_pri, whole genome shotgun sequence DNA harbors:
- the CCDC110 gene encoding coiled-coil domain-containing protein 110 isoform X7, whose translation MSPKKQHQEEDEVDSVLLSASKILNSSEGVKESGCSDTEYGCIAESENQIQPQSALKVLQQQMESFQALRMQTLQNVSMPTENQEENLSMEKSHHFEDSKTLHSVEEKLSGDSVNSLPQSVNVPSQIHSEDTLTLRTSTDNLSSNIIIHPSENSAILKNYNNFYRFLPTAPQNVMSQADTVILDKSKITVPFLKHGFGENLDDVCHSIKQMKEELQKSHDREVALTNELQTLQTDPNVQRNGKYDLSPIHQEKMSFIKEENMGGNLNEDVKSKRISELEALVNKLLPFRETVSKFHVNFCRKCKKLSKSEIHRGNKNEKNNKEIPITGKNITDLKFHSRVPRYTLSFLNETKHEMKDKERQPFLVKQGSIIFENEKTSKVNSVTEQCVAKIQYLQNYLKESVQIQKKVTELENENLNLKSKMKPLIFTTQSLIQKVETYEKQLKNLVEEKSTIQSKLSKTEEDSKECLKELKKIISKYNVLQGQNKTLEEKNIQLSLEKQQMMEALDQLKSKEHKTQSDMAIVNNENNRMSIDMKAMKTNILLIQDEKEMLEKKTNQLLKEKSSFENELKESQLEIMQLKEKERLAKTEQETLLQIIETVKDEKFNLETTLQESTAARQIMEREIENIQTHQSTAKENFLQEIKNAKSEASIYKNSLSEIGKECDMLSKMVMETKTDNQILKEELKKHSQENRKLENSISRLTEDKILLENYVRSIENERDTLEFEMRNLQREYSSLSDKICTQHNDPSKTTYISRREKFHFENYTHEDTYSPRSRPLASDFKGIPSKLYHLLPSKIYK comes from the exons ATGAGCCCAA AAAAGCAGCACCAGGAAGAGGATGAAGTTGACTCCGTTCTCCTTTCAGCGTCCAAGATCCTAAATTCTTCGGAGGGGGTGAAGGAAAGTGGCTGCAGTGACACAG AATATGGCTGCATAGCAGAATCAGAAAATCAAATCCAACCACAATCAGCATTGAAA GTCCTTCAGCAGCAGATGGAATCATTTCAGGCTTTGCGAATGCAGACTTTGCAGAATGTCAGCATG CCTACAGAGAATCAAGAAGAAAACCTTTCTATGGAGAAAAGTCATCATTTTGAGGATTCCAAGACACTTCATTCAGTGGAAGAAAAATTAAGTGGTGATAGTGTGAACAGTCTCCCTCAAAGTGTAAATGTTCCATCCCAGATACATTCTGAGGACACATTAACTCTGAGAACTTCAACAGACAATTTATCTTCAAACATAATTATACACCCTTCAGAAAATTCTGCCATCTTGAAGAATTATAATAACTTTTATCGTTTTCTACCTACTGCACCTCAAAATGTGATGTCTCAAGCTGATACAGTAATTCTGGATAAATCCAAAATTACTGTGCCTTTTCTCAAGCATGGATTTGGTGAAAATTTAGACGACGTTTGCCATTCtatcaaacaaatgaaagaagagCTTCAAAAGTCACATGATAGGGAAGTGGCACTTACAAATGAACTTCAGACTTTACAAACTGATCCCAATGTtcaaagaaatggtaaatatgacCTGTCCCCTATTCACCAGGAAAAAATGAGCTTTATTAAGGAAGAAAACATGGGCGGTAACTTAAATGAAGATGTAAAatcaaagagaatttcagaattaGAGGCATTAGTAAACAAATTACTCCCCTTCAGAGAAACAGTGTCAAAATTTCATGtgaatttttgtagaaaatgtaaaaagttaTCTAAGAGTGAAATACACAggggaaataaaaatgagaaaaataataaagaaattcccATCACTGGCAAAAATATTACAGATTTAAAATTCCATTCCAGAGTTCCAAGATACACACTGTCATTCCTCAACGAAACAAAacatgaaatgaaagacaaagaaagacaacCATTTCTAGTAAAACAAGGatcaataatatttgaaaatgagaaaacttcCAAAGTTAATTCTGTTACTGAGCAGTGTGTTGCAAAAATTCAGTACTTACAGAATTACCTAAAAGAATCTGTGCAGATACAGAAAAAAGTAACAGAACTGGAGAATGAAAATCTAAACCTTAAGTCCAAAATGAAACCTCTTATCTTTACCACACAATCTCTCATACAGAAAGTTGAAACATATGAAAAGCAACTTAAGAATCTGGTTGAAGAAAAGAGTACTATTCAGTCTAAGTTAAGTAAAACAGAAGAAGACAGCAAAGAAtgtcttaaagaattaaaaaaaataattagtaaatatAATGTTCTGCAAGGTCAAAATAAAactctagaggaaaaaaatatacaacTTTCTTTAGAGAAGCAACAAATGATGGAAGCATTAGATCAACTAAAAAGTAAGGAACACAAAACTCAAAGTGATATGGCCATCGTCAATAATGAAAATAATCGAATGAGCATAGACATGAAAGCAATGAAAACCAATATTCTATTGAtacaagatgaaaaagaaatgttagagaaaaaaacaaaccagcttctaaaagaaaaaagctcatTTGAAAATGAACTAAAAGAAAGCCAGCTAGAGATAATGcagctaaaagaaaaagaaagattggcAAAAACAGAACAAGAGACACTTCTTCAAATAATAGAAACAGTTAAAGATGAAAAATTCAACCTTGAAACAACATTACAAGAATCTACTGCTGCCAGACAAATTATGGAAAGAGAAATTGAGAATATTCAAACCCACCAATCTACTGCCAAAGAGAATTTtctgcaagaaataaaaaatgcaaaatcagaAGCAAGTATTTATAAGAATAGCTTGTCAGAAATTGGCAAGGAATGTGACATGTTATCGAAAATGGTAATGGAAACCAAAACAGATAATCAGATTCTAAAAGAAGAACTAAAGAAACATagtcaagaaaatagaaaacttgaaaacAGCATCAGTAGACTTACTGAAGAcaaaatacttttagaaaattacgTAAGAAGCATAGAAAATGAAAGGGATACCTTGGAGTTTGAGATGCGGAATCTTCAACGAGAATATTCAAGTTTAAGTGATAAAATTTGTACTCAGCATAATGACCCTTCAAAAACAACTTATATttcaagaagagagaaattcCATTTTGAGAACTATACTCACGAAGATACTTATAGTCCTCGGAGTAGGCCTTTGGCTTCTGATTTTAAAG gaattccaaGTAAACTGTATCATTTGCTTCCATCCaagatatataaataa
- the CCDC110 gene encoding coiled-coil domain-containing protein 110 isoform X4, producing MSPKKQHQEEDEVDSVLLSASKILNSSEGVKESGCSDTEYGCIAESENQIQPQSALKVLQQQMESFQALRMQTLQNVSMLQLEISEILNKSITEVENPQFSSEKNLAFGTRIEKDLPTENQEENLSMEKSHHFEDSKTLHSVEEKLSGDSVNSLPQSVNVPSQIHSEDTLTLRTSTDNLSSNIIIHPSENSAILKNYNNFYRFLPTAPQNVMSQADTVILDKSKITVPFLKHGFGENLDDVCHSIKQMKEELQKSHDREVALTNELQTLQTDPNVQRNGKYDLSPIHQEKMSFIKEENMGGNLNEDVKSKRISELEALVNKLLPFRETVSKFHVNFCRKCKKLSKSEIHRGNKNEKNNKEIPITGKNITDLKFHSRVPRYTLSFLNETKHEMKDKERQPFLVKQGSIIFENEKTSKVNSVTEQCVAKIQYLQNYLKESVQIQKKVTELENENLNLKSKMKPLIFTTQSLIQKVETYEKQLKNLVEEKSTIQSKLSKTEEDSKECLKELKKIISKYNVLQGQNKTLEEKNIQLSLEKQQMMEALDQLKSKEHKTQSDMAIVNNENNRMSIDMKAMKTNILLIQDEKEMLEKKTNQLLKEKSSFENELKESQLEIMQLKEKERLAKTEQETLLQIIETVKDEKFNLETTLQESTAARQIMEREIENIQTHQSTAKENFLQEIKNAKSEASIYKNSLSEIGKECDMLSKMVMETKTDNQILKEELKKHSQENRKLENSISRLTEDKILLENYVRSIENERDTLEFEMRNLQREYSSLSDKICTQHNDPSKTTYISRREKFHFENYTHEDTYSPRSRPLASDFKGIPSKLYHLLPSKIYK from the exons ATGAGCCCAA AAAAGCAGCACCAGGAAGAGGATGAAGTTGACTCCGTTCTCCTTTCAGCGTCCAAGATCCTAAATTCTTCGGAGGGGGTGAAGGAAAGTGGCTGCAGTGACACAG AATATGGCTGCATAGCAGAATCAGAAAATCAAATCCAACCACAATCAGCATTGAAA GTCCTTCAGCAGCAGATGGAATCATTTCAGGCTTTGCGAATGCAGACTTTGCAGAATGTCAGCATG ttaCAGTTGGAAATCAGTGAAATATTGAACAAAAGTATTACTGAAGTAGAAAACCCACAATTTAGCTCAGAAAAAAATCTGGCGTTTGGCACGCGCATTGAAAAGGATTTG CCTACAGAGAATCAAGAAGAAAACCTTTCTATGGAGAAAAGTCATCATTTTGAGGATTCCAAGACACTTCATTCAGTGGAAGAAAAATTAAGTGGTGATAGTGTGAACAGTCTCCCTCAAAGTGTAAATGTTCCATCCCAGATACATTCTGAGGACACATTAACTCTGAGAACTTCAACAGACAATTTATCTTCAAACATAATTATACACCCTTCAGAAAATTCTGCCATCTTGAAGAATTATAATAACTTTTATCGTTTTCTACCTACTGCACCTCAAAATGTGATGTCTCAAGCTGATACAGTAATTCTGGATAAATCCAAAATTACTGTGCCTTTTCTCAAGCATGGATTTGGTGAAAATTTAGACGACGTTTGCCATTCtatcaaacaaatgaaagaagagCTTCAAAAGTCACATGATAGGGAAGTGGCACTTACAAATGAACTTCAGACTTTACAAACTGATCCCAATGTtcaaagaaatggtaaatatgacCTGTCCCCTATTCACCAGGAAAAAATGAGCTTTATTAAGGAAGAAAACATGGGCGGTAACTTAAATGAAGATGTAAAatcaaagagaatttcagaattaGAGGCATTAGTAAACAAATTACTCCCCTTCAGAGAAACAGTGTCAAAATTTCATGtgaatttttgtagaaaatgtaaaaagttaTCTAAGAGTGAAATACACAggggaaataaaaatgagaaaaataataaagaaattcccATCACTGGCAAAAATATTACAGATTTAAAATTCCATTCCAGAGTTCCAAGATACACACTGTCATTCCTCAACGAAACAAAacatgaaatgaaagacaaagaaagacaacCATTTCTAGTAAAACAAGGatcaataatatttgaaaatgagaaaacttcCAAAGTTAATTCTGTTACTGAGCAGTGTGTTGCAAAAATTCAGTACTTACAGAATTACCTAAAAGAATCTGTGCAGATACAGAAAAAAGTAACAGAACTGGAGAATGAAAATCTAAACCTTAAGTCCAAAATGAAACCTCTTATCTTTACCACACAATCTCTCATACAGAAAGTTGAAACATATGAAAAGCAACTTAAGAATCTGGTTGAAGAAAAGAGTACTATTCAGTCTAAGTTAAGTAAAACAGAAGAAGACAGCAAAGAAtgtcttaaagaattaaaaaaaataattagtaaatatAATGTTCTGCAAGGTCAAAATAAAactctagaggaaaaaaatatacaacTTTCTTTAGAGAAGCAACAAATGATGGAAGCATTAGATCAACTAAAAAGTAAGGAACACAAAACTCAAAGTGATATGGCCATCGTCAATAATGAAAATAATCGAATGAGCATAGACATGAAAGCAATGAAAACCAATATTCTATTGAtacaagatgaaaaagaaatgttagagaaaaaaacaaaccagcttctaaaagaaaaaagctcatTTGAAAATGAACTAAAAGAAAGCCAGCTAGAGATAATGcagctaaaagaaaaagaaagattggcAAAAACAGAACAAGAGACACTTCTTCAAATAATAGAAACAGTTAAAGATGAAAAATTCAACCTTGAAACAACATTACAAGAATCTACTGCTGCCAGACAAATTATGGAAAGAGAAATTGAGAATATTCAAACCCACCAATCTACTGCCAAAGAGAATTTtctgcaagaaataaaaaatgcaaaatcagaAGCAAGTATTTATAAGAATAGCTTGTCAGAAATTGGCAAGGAATGTGACATGTTATCGAAAATGGTAATGGAAACCAAAACAGATAATCAGATTCTAAAAGAAGAACTAAAGAAACATagtcaagaaaatagaaaacttgaaaacAGCATCAGTAGACTTACTGAAGAcaaaatacttttagaaaattacgTAAGAAGCATAGAAAATGAAAGGGATACCTTGGAGTTTGAGATGCGGAATCTTCAACGAGAATATTCAAGTTTAAGTGATAAAATTTGTACTCAGCATAATGACCCTTCAAAAACAACTTATATttcaagaagagagaaattcCATTTTGAGAACTATACTCACGAAGATACTTATAGTCCTCGGAGTAGGCCTTTGGCTTCTGATTTTAAAG gaattccaaGTAAACTGTATCATTTGCTTCCATCCaagatatataaataa
- the CCDC110 gene encoding coiled-coil domain-containing protein 110 isoform X3: protein MSPKKQHQEEDEVDSVLLSASKILNSSEGVKESGCSDTEYGCIAESENQIQPQSALKVLQQQMESFQALRMQTLQNVSMLQLEISEILNKSITEVENPQFSSEKNLAFGTRIEKDLPTENQEENLSMEKSHHFEDSKTLHSVEEKLSGDSVNSLPQSVNVPSQIHSEDTLTLRTSTDNLSSNIIIHPSENSAILKNYNNFYRFLPTAPQNVMSQADTVILDKSKITVPFLKHGFGENLDDVCHSIKQMKEELQKSHDREVALTNELQTLQTDPNVQRNGKYDLSPIHQEKMSFIKEENMGGNLNEDVKSKRISELEALVNKLLPFRETVSKFHVNFCRKCKKLSKSEIHRGNKNEKNNKEIPITGKNITDLKFHSRVPRYTLSFLNETKHEMKDKERQPFLVKQGSIIFENEKTSKVNSVTEQCVAKIQYLQNYLKESVQIQKKVTELENENLNLKSKMKPLIFTTQSLIQKVETYEKQLKNLVEEKSTIQSKLSKTEEDSKECLKELKKIISKYNVLQGQNKTLEEKNIQLSLEKQQMMEALDQLKSKEHKTQSDMAIVNNENNRMSIDMKAMKTNILLIQDEKEMLEKKTNQLLKEKSSFENELKESQLEIMQLKEKERLAKTEQETLLQIIETVKDEKFNLETTLQESTAARQIMEREIENIQTHQSTAKENFLQEIKNAKSEASIYKNSLSEIGKECDMLSKMVMETKTDNQILKEELKKHSQENRKLENSISRLTEDKILLENYVRSIENERDTLEFEMRNLQREYSSLSDKICTQHNDPSKTTYISRREKFHFENYTHEDTYSPRSRPLASDFKGYLKVKETELSSIIRISYNC, encoded by the exons ATGAGCCCAA AAAAGCAGCACCAGGAAGAGGATGAAGTTGACTCCGTTCTCCTTTCAGCGTCCAAGATCCTAAATTCTTCGGAGGGGGTGAAGGAAAGTGGCTGCAGTGACACAG AATATGGCTGCATAGCAGAATCAGAAAATCAAATCCAACCACAATCAGCATTGAAA GTCCTTCAGCAGCAGATGGAATCATTTCAGGCTTTGCGAATGCAGACTTTGCAGAATGTCAGCATG ttaCAGTTGGAAATCAGTGAAATATTGAACAAAAGTATTACTGAAGTAGAAAACCCACAATTTAGCTCAGAAAAAAATCTGGCGTTTGGCACGCGCATTGAAAAGGATTTG CCTACAGAGAATCAAGAAGAAAACCTTTCTATGGAGAAAAGTCATCATTTTGAGGATTCCAAGACACTTCATTCAGTGGAAGAAAAATTAAGTGGTGATAGTGTGAACAGTCTCCCTCAAAGTGTAAATGTTCCATCCCAGATACATTCTGAGGACACATTAACTCTGAGAACTTCAACAGACAATTTATCTTCAAACATAATTATACACCCTTCAGAAAATTCTGCCATCTTGAAGAATTATAATAACTTTTATCGTTTTCTACCTACTGCACCTCAAAATGTGATGTCTCAAGCTGATACAGTAATTCTGGATAAATCCAAAATTACTGTGCCTTTTCTCAAGCATGGATTTGGTGAAAATTTAGACGACGTTTGCCATTCtatcaaacaaatgaaagaagagCTTCAAAAGTCACATGATAGGGAAGTGGCACTTACAAATGAACTTCAGACTTTACAAACTGATCCCAATGTtcaaagaaatggtaaatatgacCTGTCCCCTATTCACCAGGAAAAAATGAGCTTTATTAAGGAAGAAAACATGGGCGGTAACTTAAATGAAGATGTAAAatcaaagagaatttcagaattaGAGGCATTAGTAAACAAATTACTCCCCTTCAGAGAAACAGTGTCAAAATTTCATGtgaatttttgtagaaaatgtaaaaagttaTCTAAGAGTGAAATACACAggggaaataaaaatgagaaaaataataaagaaattcccATCACTGGCAAAAATATTACAGATTTAAAATTCCATTCCAGAGTTCCAAGATACACACTGTCATTCCTCAACGAAACAAAacatgaaatgaaagacaaagaaagacaacCATTTCTAGTAAAACAAGGatcaataatatttgaaaatgagaaaacttcCAAAGTTAATTCTGTTACTGAGCAGTGTGTTGCAAAAATTCAGTACTTACAGAATTACCTAAAAGAATCTGTGCAGATACAGAAAAAAGTAACAGAACTGGAGAATGAAAATCTAAACCTTAAGTCCAAAATGAAACCTCTTATCTTTACCACACAATCTCTCATACAGAAAGTTGAAACATATGAAAAGCAACTTAAGAATCTGGTTGAAGAAAAGAGTACTATTCAGTCTAAGTTAAGTAAAACAGAAGAAGACAGCAAAGAAtgtcttaaagaattaaaaaaaataattagtaaatatAATGTTCTGCAAGGTCAAAATAAAactctagaggaaaaaaatatacaacTTTCTTTAGAGAAGCAACAAATGATGGAAGCATTAGATCAACTAAAAAGTAAGGAACACAAAACTCAAAGTGATATGGCCATCGTCAATAATGAAAATAATCGAATGAGCATAGACATGAAAGCAATGAAAACCAATATTCTATTGAtacaagatgaaaaagaaatgttagagaaaaaaacaaaccagcttctaaaagaaaaaagctcatTTGAAAATGAACTAAAAGAAAGCCAGCTAGAGATAATGcagctaaaagaaaaagaaagattggcAAAAACAGAACAAGAGACACTTCTTCAAATAATAGAAACAGTTAAAGATGAAAAATTCAACCTTGAAACAACATTACAAGAATCTACTGCTGCCAGACAAATTATGGAAAGAGAAATTGAGAATATTCAAACCCACCAATCTACTGCCAAAGAGAATTTtctgcaagaaataaaaaatgcaaaatcagaAGCAAGTATTTATAAGAATAGCTTGTCAGAAATTGGCAAGGAATGTGACATGTTATCGAAAATGGTAATGGAAACCAAAACAGATAATCAGATTCTAAAAGAAGAACTAAAGAAACATagtcaagaaaatagaaaacttgaaaacAGCATCAGTAGACTTACTGAAGAcaaaatacttttagaaaattacgTAAGAAGCATAGAAAATGAAAGGGATACCTTGGAGTTTGAGATGCGGAATCTTCAACGAGAATATTCAAGTTTAAGTGATAAAATTTGTACTCAGCATAATGACCCTTCAAAAACAACTTATATttcaagaagagagaaattcCATTTTGAGAACTATACTCACGAAGATACTTATAGTCCTCGGAGTAGGCCTTTGGCTTCTGATTTTAAAG
- the CCDC110 gene encoding coiled-coil domain-containing protein 110 isoform X6, protein MSPKKQHQEEDEVDSVLLSASKILNSSEGVKESGCSDTEYGCIAESENQIQPQSALKVLQQQMESFQALRMQTLQNVSMPTENQEENLSMEKSHHFEDSKTLHSVEEKLSGDSVNSLPQSVNVPSQIHSEDTLTLRTSTDNLSSNIIIHPSENSAILKNYNNFYRFLPTAPQNVMSQADTVILDKSKITVPFLKHGFGENLDDVCHSIKQMKEELQKSHDREVALTNELQTLQTDPNVQRNGKYDLSPIHQEKMSFIKEENMGGNLNEDVKSKRISELEALVNKLLPFRETVSKFHVNFCRKCKKLSKSEIHRGNKNEKNNKEIPITGKNITDLKFHSRVPRYTLSFLNETKHEMKDKERQPFLVKQGSIIFENEKTSKVNSVTEQCVAKIQYLQNYLKESVQIQKKVTELENENLNLKSKMKPLIFTTQSLIQKVETYEKQLKNLVEEKSTIQSKLSKTEEDSKECLKELKKIISKYNVLQGQNKTLEEKNIQLSLEKQQMMEALDQLKSKEHKTQSDMAIVNNENNRMSIDMKAMKTNILLIQDEKEMLEKKTNQLLKEKSSFENELKESQLEIMQLKEKERLAKTEQETLLQIIETVKDEKFNLETTLQESTAARQIMEREIENIQTHQSTAKENFLQEIKNAKSEASIYKNSLSEIGKECDMLSKMVMETKTDNQILKEELKKHSQENRKLENSISRLTEDKILLENYVRSIENERDTLEFEMRNLQREYSSLSDKICTQHNDPSKTTYISRREKFHFENYTHEDTYSPRSRPLASDFKGYLKVKETELSSIIRISYNC, encoded by the exons ATGAGCCCAA AAAAGCAGCACCAGGAAGAGGATGAAGTTGACTCCGTTCTCCTTTCAGCGTCCAAGATCCTAAATTCTTCGGAGGGGGTGAAGGAAAGTGGCTGCAGTGACACAG AATATGGCTGCATAGCAGAATCAGAAAATCAAATCCAACCACAATCAGCATTGAAA GTCCTTCAGCAGCAGATGGAATCATTTCAGGCTTTGCGAATGCAGACTTTGCAGAATGTCAGCATG CCTACAGAGAATCAAGAAGAAAACCTTTCTATGGAGAAAAGTCATCATTTTGAGGATTCCAAGACACTTCATTCAGTGGAAGAAAAATTAAGTGGTGATAGTGTGAACAGTCTCCCTCAAAGTGTAAATGTTCCATCCCAGATACATTCTGAGGACACATTAACTCTGAGAACTTCAACAGACAATTTATCTTCAAACATAATTATACACCCTTCAGAAAATTCTGCCATCTTGAAGAATTATAATAACTTTTATCGTTTTCTACCTACTGCACCTCAAAATGTGATGTCTCAAGCTGATACAGTAATTCTGGATAAATCCAAAATTACTGTGCCTTTTCTCAAGCATGGATTTGGTGAAAATTTAGACGACGTTTGCCATTCtatcaaacaaatgaaagaagagCTTCAAAAGTCACATGATAGGGAAGTGGCACTTACAAATGAACTTCAGACTTTACAAACTGATCCCAATGTtcaaagaaatggtaaatatgacCTGTCCCCTATTCACCAGGAAAAAATGAGCTTTATTAAGGAAGAAAACATGGGCGGTAACTTAAATGAAGATGTAAAatcaaagagaatttcagaattaGAGGCATTAGTAAACAAATTACTCCCCTTCAGAGAAACAGTGTCAAAATTTCATGtgaatttttgtagaaaatgtaaaaagttaTCTAAGAGTGAAATACACAggggaaataaaaatgagaaaaataataaagaaattcccATCACTGGCAAAAATATTACAGATTTAAAATTCCATTCCAGAGTTCCAAGATACACACTGTCATTCCTCAACGAAACAAAacatgaaatgaaagacaaagaaagacaacCATTTCTAGTAAAACAAGGatcaataatatttgaaaatgagaaaacttcCAAAGTTAATTCTGTTACTGAGCAGTGTGTTGCAAAAATTCAGTACTTACAGAATTACCTAAAAGAATCTGTGCAGATACAGAAAAAAGTAACAGAACTGGAGAATGAAAATCTAAACCTTAAGTCCAAAATGAAACCTCTTATCTTTACCACACAATCTCTCATACAGAAAGTTGAAACATATGAAAAGCAACTTAAGAATCTGGTTGAAGAAAAGAGTACTATTCAGTCTAAGTTAAGTAAAACAGAAGAAGACAGCAAAGAAtgtcttaaagaattaaaaaaaataattagtaaatatAATGTTCTGCAAGGTCAAAATAAAactctagaggaaaaaaatatacaacTTTCTTTAGAGAAGCAACAAATGATGGAAGCATTAGATCAACTAAAAAGTAAGGAACACAAAACTCAAAGTGATATGGCCATCGTCAATAATGAAAATAATCGAATGAGCATAGACATGAAAGCAATGAAAACCAATATTCTATTGAtacaagatgaaaaagaaatgttagagaaaaaaacaaaccagcttctaaaagaaaaaagctcatTTGAAAATGAACTAAAAGAAAGCCAGCTAGAGATAATGcagctaaaagaaaaagaaagattggcAAAAACAGAACAAGAGACACTTCTTCAAATAATAGAAACAGTTAAAGATGAAAAATTCAACCTTGAAACAACATTACAAGAATCTACTGCTGCCAGACAAATTATGGAAAGAGAAATTGAGAATATTCAAACCCACCAATCTACTGCCAAAGAGAATTTtctgcaagaaataaaaaatgcaaaatcagaAGCAAGTATTTATAAGAATAGCTTGTCAGAAATTGGCAAGGAATGTGACATGTTATCGAAAATGGTAATGGAAACCAAAACAGATAATCAGATTCTAAAAGAAGAACTAAAGAAACATagtcaagaaaatagaaaacttgaaaacAGCATCAGTAGACTTACTGAAGAcaaaatacttttagaaaattacgTAAGAAGCATAGAAAATGAAAGGGATACCTTGGAGTTTGAGATGCGGAATCTTCAACGAGAATATTCAAGTTTAAGTGATAAAATTTGTACTCAGCATAATGACCCTTCAAAAACAACTTATATttcaagaagagagaaattcCATTTTGAGAACTATACTCACGAAGATACTTATAGTCCTCGGAGTAGGCCTTTGGCTTCTGATTTTAAAG